The following proteins come from a genomic window of Leptospira barantonii:
- a CDS encoding type II toxin-antitoxin system death-on-curing family toxin: MNPISSVRYLSYEEILYIHKNQIEEYGGSYGIRDKNLLESAIAQPLSGFDNQEFHIGLIQKAAAYLFYLCKNHAFVDGNKRVALASALIFLDLNEVEIEDPESTLYELTIGVADGSISLETIIRTFEKLKI, encoded by the coding sequence ATGAACCCAATTTCTTCAGTTAGATATTTATCATATGAAGAGATTCTTTACATTCATAAGAACCAAATAGAAGAATATGGTGGTTCTTACGGAATTAGAGATAAAAATCTTCTCGAATCAGCGATTGCACAGCCACTTTCCGGATTTGATAATCAAGAATTTCATATTGGCCTAATACAAAAGGCAGCAGCGTATTTATTTTACCTTTGTAAAAATCACGCTTTCGTAGATGGGAATAAACGAGTAGCTCTCGCGTCTGCACTGATTTTTCTAGATTTAAATGAAGTTGAAATAGAAGATCCAGAAAGCACATTGTATGAACTTACGATCGGAGTCGCTGACGGAAGTATTTCATTAGAGACTATTATAAGGACTTTTGAAAAACTAAAAATTTAA
- a CDS encoding dihydrofolate reductase family protein, with protein sequence MRKIIVLEFLTLDGVIQAGGGPEEDTSGDFVYGGWQVPYSDDVIGSVMAQQMNVPFDLLLGRKTFDIWESYWPKHTDVWPRVMTATKYVASNTKTSSEWRPSVFLGGDIVAKIIKLKQDEGPDLHVYGSANLVQTLMKHDLVDEFWLKIYPLTLGSGKRLFMEGTIPAAFKVTESRISPNGIIIANYKRFGKVETGSF encoded by the coding sequence ATGAGAAAAATTATCGTACTTGAATTCCTCACGTTAGATGGTGTTATACAAGCCGGAGGCGGGCCAGAGGAAGATACCAGTGGCGACTTCGTTTATGGCGGATGGCAAGTTCCATATTCTGACGATGTAATTGGATCAGTCATGGCCCAGCAAATGAATGTGCCCTTCGATCTTCTATTAGGACGAAAGACCTTTGACATTTGGGAATCCTACTGGCCGAAACATACTGACGTTTGGCCGCGCGTAATGACTGCGACCAAATACGTCGCTTCAAATACAAAAACTTCGAGTGAATGGCGACCTTCCGTTTTTTTGGGCGGTGACATTGTTGCAAAAATCATAAAGCTCAAGCAAGATGAAGGGCCGGATTTACACGTTTACGGAAGCGCAAATCTTGTGCAGACTCTTATGAAGCATGATTTGGTGGACGAGTTTTGGCTCAAAATATATCCACTGACCTTGGGAAGTGGAAAGAGGTTGTTTATGGAAGGTACGATTCCCGCGGCATTCAAAGTAACGGAAAGTCGAATTTCTCCAAACGGTATCATCATTGCGAATTACAAACGTTTTGGTAAGGTTGAAACGGGAAGTTTCTAA
- a CDS encoding EamA family transporter, translated as MKLSSAILPFLFALIAAIGNAFYAYGQKKSAPTAGPFLFLIPTLIVCIFLLVVSFFFYKPEDWRDYLSQNRIYFWLSGAGLYFTFLGFYLLYSRYGTSYYILYAVFSILTTSIFVGAFLFSERLNLYHYFSILAAFAAILLFNLGQNVSK; from the coding sequence ATGAAATTGAGTTCCGCGATTCTTCCGTTTCTTTTTGCTTTGATCGCCGCGATCGGAAATGCGTTCTACGCGTATGGTCAGAAAAAATCCGCACCGACTGCGGGGCCGTTCCTGTTTTTGATTCCCACGTTGATCGTTTGTATTTTTCTTTTGGTCGTTTCCTTCTTCTTTTACAAACCGGAGGATTGGAGAGATTATCTTTCTCAGAATCGGATTTATTTTTGGTTGAGCGGTGCGGGACTTTACTTTACGTTTTTGGGATTTTATCTTCTGTATAGCAGATACGGAACTTCGTATTATATTCTCTACGCCGTTTTTTCGATTTTGACGACTTCTATCTTTGTGGGTGCGTTTCTTTTTTCGGAGCGTTTAAATCTGTATCATTATTTTTCGATCCTGGCCGCGTTTGCGGCGATTCTTCTTTTTAATCTCGGCCAAAACGTTTCGAAATGA
- a CDS encoding YciI family protein — MDEFLILMRLDLVTKEAQPSPEQLEVYMKQYHDWVGKIISLNKFSGGTGLSTEGKVIRSNGIVTDGPYVDIKESIAGFIVIKAKDFEEAASIAKECPILNGDGNSVEVRKIIGVHENQ; from the coding sequence ATGGATGAATTCTTAATCTTAATGCGCTTGGACCTCGTCACAAAAGAAGCTCAACCTTCTCCGGAACAACTCGAAGTTTATATGAAACAATACCACGATTGGGTGGGAAAAATCATTTCGCTTAACAAATTCTCCGGAGGAACGGGCTTATCGACCGAAGGTAAGGTGATTCGATCGAACGGAATCGTTACGGATGGTCCTTATGTGGATATCAAAGAATCGATCGCCGGTTTTATCGTAATCAAAGCGAAAGATTTCGAAGAAGCCGCGAGCATCGCAAAGGAATGTCCGATCTTAAACGGAGACGGCAACAGCGTAGAAGTCAGAAAAATAATAGGTGTTCACGAGAATCAATGA
- a CDS encoding DUF6817 domain-containing protein: protein MEPDPILLDRLKSLHAQGKEHLHGDLLTHLTGTFYILVEWGSSIDLCNAGLYHAVYGTFAFQDSLLETTARKEVENLIGSKAETLVYLYGTCDRNHLYAQFGNGKPILHKNRLTDEVRVLEGRILNELCELTAANELQLATADDKFLKEYGPELKDLFERMDPYLSKNASNLCKSVFLEY from the coding sequence ATGGAACCGGATCCGATCCTTCTGGATCGACTCAAAAGTTTACACGCTCAGGGGAAAGAACATCTACATGGTGATCTTCTGACCCATCTGACCGGGACCTTTTACATCTTGGTGGAGTGGGGTTCCTCAATCGATCTATGCAATGCCGGGCTCTATCACGCTGTTTATGGAACGTTCGCATTTCAGGATTCTCTTTTGGAAACGACGGCTCGTAAAGAAGTGGAGAACTTGATCGGAAGCAAAGCGGAAACGTTAGTCTATCTTTATGGAACCTGTGATCGGAATCATCTTTACGCTCAATTCGGAAACGGAAAACCGATTCTGCATAAGAATCGGCTTACGGACGAAGTCCGGGTTTTAGAAGGAAGAATATTAAACGAACTCTGCGAATTGACCGCGGCCAACGAACTTCAACTCGCAACTGCAGACGATAAGTTTCTGAAAGAATACGGACCGGAACTCAAGGATTTGTTCGAAAGAATGGATCCTTATCTTTCAAAAAACGCCTCGAATCTGTGCAAATCCGTTTTTTTAGAATATTAG
- a CDS encoding DUF2971 domain-containing protein, giving the protein MKNNKDKKIFRFMSFYSFVDLIQTQSLTLVRPKLWEDPYEGFIFRKLNSEQGKEEVAANLKSINTPERALFMNLGLRFENIFYAQSWTLCPESDAMWRIYNFDRKAIRVEVSESKMKQIEGLKLLYVDYKNEISLKETIKRLKIAKNKTDFIEAFKHKRSSFSHEQEVRIVYQDNEAINETMSDEEAIQMEKILASLGSNEKLTKKKFSDRIKVSFSNISDFIESVMLHPQSEEWFNDTLSEYCKINNLNYLGKSSLYKPL; this is encoded by the coding sequence ATGAAAAATAATAAAGATAAAAAAATCTTTCGCTTCATGAGTTTTTATTCATTTGTCGATCTCATTCAGACTCAATCACTTACTTTAGTCAGGCCAAAATTATGGGAGGATCCTTACGAAGGTTTCATTTTCAGAAAGCTGAATTCTGAGCAAGGGAAAGAAGAAGTAGCCGCTAATCTCAAAAGTATTAATACTCCTGAGAGAGCATTATTTATGAATTTAGGACTAAGATTTGAAAATATTTTTTATGCTCAGTCTTGGACTTTATGTCCAGAAAGCGATGCTATGTGGCGGATATACAATTTTGATCGGAAAGCTATTAGAGTAGAGGTATCAGAATCGAAAATGAAGCAGATAGAGGGCTTAAAATTATTATACGTTGATTACAAGAATGAAATTAGTTTAAAAGAAACTATTAAAAGACTAAAGATCGCAAAAAACAAAACAGATTTTATTGAAGCATTTAAACATAAACGATCTTCTTTTTCTCACGAGCAAGAAGTGCGCATAGTTTATCAGGACAACGAAGCGATTAATGAAACTATGTCGGACGAAGAGGCAATTCAAATGGAAAAAATTTTAGCAAGTTTAGGTTCAAATGAAAAATTAACTAAGAAAAAGTTTTCGGACCGTATTAAAGTTAGTTTTTCTAATATCAGCGATTTTATTGAAAGCGTCATGTTGCATCCACAATCAGAAGAATGGTTTAATGATACGCTTTCAGAATATTGTAAAATTAATAATTTAAACTACTTGGGAAAATCGAGTCTCTATAAACCATTGTAA
- a CDS encoding AbrB/MazE/SpoVT family DNA-binding domain-containing protein, whose amino-acid sequence MVKKLIQHGNSSALIIEKPILELLHITSDTSLNISTDGKSLIITPIDRKLETSLGKINKKHGKTLKRLAE is encoded by the coding sequence ATGGTCAAAAAACTAATTCAACACGGTAACAGTTCCGCACTAATTATAGAAAAACCAATTCTTGAACTTTTGCATATTACTTCCGATACTTCTTTGAATATTAGTACGGATGGTAAAAGTTTGATTATTACGCCTATTGATAGAAAATTAGAAACAAGTCTTGGAAAAATAAATAAGAAACACGGCAAGACACTTAAACGACTTGCTGAATGA
- a CDS encoding alpha/beta hydrolase: MKRKLIWLIPVLPILVLLILCAGLWSASNQLLFPSWHGVVKDLSVCKQEAETHWGKGCGNLRATKEFEFEEVKILSINGYELPGWQIETRKNGFSRSQGAILLVHGGGSDRREMTRHIRFFLKNKLDVLTFDLGCHGDAPCPVEGLTYGHRESRDVFSAYLYLLKKYKKVYAMGSSIGAGSILIALPQMPKLKAVIAENPMESFQRLIFDSPEAQSAPKKFVQAMIDLSMLRGRFDGLLNPKNSLRLESGVPIYFIHSQKDRVVSYRQTQDLFDLYEGPKTIWLPDFGDHGTIRDIHPEEYEQKLSNFLMRTE, encoded by the coding sequence ATGAAACGGAAACTGATCTGGCTGATCCCCGTTCTCCCGATTTTAGTTTTACTGATCCTTTGCGCGGGACTTTGGTCCGCAAGCAATCAACTTCTATTCCCGTCTTGGCACGGAGTTGTTAAGGATTTATCCGTTTGTAAACAAGAAGCCGAAACACATTGGGGTAAAGGTTGCGGAAATTTAAGAGCAACGAAAGAATTCGAATTTGAAGAAGTCAAAATTCTTTCCATAAATGGTTACGAACTTCCCGGTTGGCAAATCGAAACAAGGAAGAACGGATTCTCCCGATCTCAAGGAGCGATCCTGTTAGTTCACGGAGGGGGAAGCGATCGAAGAGAGATGACGAGGCACATTCGATTCTTTTTGAAAAACAAACTCGACGTTTTGACGTTCGATCTAGGATGTCACGGAGACGCGCCTTGCCCGGTCGAAGGATTGACTTACGGACATAGAGAATCGCGGGACGTATTCTCCGCGTATCTTTATCTTTTGAAAAAATATAAGAAAGTCTACGCAATGGGTTCGTCGATAGGAGCGGGTTCGATTCTCATCGCATTGCCTCAGATGCCGAAATTGAAAGCGGTTATAGCGGAGAATCCGATGGAAAGTTTTCAAAGATTGATTTTTGATTCTCCGGAAGCGCAGTCGGCTCCTAAAAAATTCGTTCAAGCGATGATCGACTTATCGATGTTACGCGGTCGGTTCGACGGGTTGTTGAACCCGAAAAATTCATTGCGTCTTGAAAGCGGTGTGCCGATTTATTTCATTCACAGCCAAAAAGATCGAGTAGTATCGTATCGGCAAACGCAGGATTTGTTCGACTTATACGAAGGACCAAAGACGATTTGGCTTCCCGATTTCGGAGATCACGGAACGATTCGTGATATTCATCCGGAAGAATACGAACAAAAACTTTCGAACTTTTTAATGCGAACGGAGTAA
- a CDS encoding NAD(P)/FAD-dependent oxidoreductase produces the protein MIQELQLRVVPEVAGQDEALKNFVSKKIKIDSSEIRHIEILSRSIDARQRTVYYNLNVLIFIREDFVEKPILLPDFPNVSNAEEVIVIGAGPAGLFACLQLILSGLKPVLLERGKDVSKRPFDLREVNIHHNVNEDSNYCFGEGGAGTYSDGKLYTRSKKRGNVRQILEWLVGFGADKDILVEAHPHIGTNKLPKIVRRIREKIVEMGGEVHFEKRVTDFLLNGNQIQGVITKDGDKFHSKNVILATGHSARDIFELLHQKGIELELKPIAVGVRVEHKQSLIDSIQYRCDVRDPYLPPSPYSVVKQVDGRGVYSFCMCPGGVVAPCATKPEEIVTNGWSSSKRARPSANSGIVVELRMEDFKPFAKHGPLAAMEFQKAIEHKAWIAGGRTQKAPAQKLADFVEGKISSDLPKTSYTPGITSVELKEVLPDFVYQSLRKGFREFDRSMKGYLTNEAVVHAPETRTSSPVCIPRNGETLQHIRIQGLYPCGEGAGYAGGIVSAAMDGIRSATACASTKAS, from the coding sequence ATGATCCAGGAACTTCAGCTTCGCGTCGTCCCGGAGGTTGCGGGGCAGGACGAGGCGCTCAAGAACTTCGTTTCCAAAAAGATAAAAATCGACTCGAGTGAAATTCGTCACATCGAGATTCTCAGCCGTTCCATAGACGCAAGACAAAGAACGGTTTATTACAATCTCAACGTTTTGATTTTTATCCGAGAAGACTTCGTTGAAAAGCCGATTCTTCTTCCTGACTTCCCCAATGTGTCTAACGCGGAAGAGGTGATCGTAATCGGCGCCGGACCCGCCGGTCTTTTTGCGTGTCTTCAACTCATTCTTTCCGGTTTAAAACCCGTTCTTTTGGAAAGAGGGAAGGACGTATCTAAACGCCCTTTCGATTTAAGAGAAGTCAACATTCATCACAACGTAAACGAGGATTCCAATTATTGTTTCGGAGAAGGTGGAGCCGGAACCTACTCGGACGGTAAACTTTATACAAGATCCAAAAAGAGAGGGAATGTTCGGCAAATTCTCGAATGGCTCGTCGGATTCGGAGCGGACAAGGACATTCTCGTCGAAGCGCATCCTCATATCGGAACGAATAAACTTCCGAAGATCGTAAGACGGATCCGCGAAAAAATCGTGGAGATGGGCGGGGAAGTTCATTTCGAAAAAAGGGTCACCGACTTTTTATTAAACGGAAATCAAATTCAAGGTGTGATCACGAAGGATGGTGATAAGTTCCATTCAAAAAACGTAATTCTTGCGACCGGTCATTCCGCCAGAGATATATTCGAATTGTTGCATCAAAAAGGAATCGAACTCGAACTCAAACCAATCGCGGTCGGTGTTCGAGTGGAACACAAACAATCCTTGATCGATTCGATTCAATATCGTTGCGACGTACGCGATCCTTATCTTCCTCCTTCTCCTTACAGCGTTGTAAAACAAGTGGATGGAAGAGGGGTTTATTCTTTTTGTATGTGTCCCGGAGGCGTTGTAGCTCCTTGTGCGACGAAACCGGAAGAGATCGTTACGAACGGTTGGTCCTCTTCGAAACGTGCGCGACCTTCCGCGAACTCGGGGATCGTAGTCGAGTTGAGAATGGAAGACTTTAAACCGTTTGCAAAACACGGTCCCTTAGCCGCGATGGAATTTCAAAAAGCGATCGAACATAAGGCTTGGATCGCCGGAGGCCGCACTCAAAAAGCTCCCGCCCAAAAACTTGCGGACTTCGTGGAAGGAAAAATTTCATCCGATCTTCCGAAAACTTCTTATACACCCGGAATCACTTCCGTCGAGTTGAAAGAGGTTCTTCCGGACTTCGTTTATCAATCTTTACGAAAAGGTTTTCGGGAATTCGATCGCTCTATGAAAGGTTATCTTACGAACGAAGCGGTCGTTCATGCGCCCGAGACGAGAACTTCTTCGCCGGTTTGTATTCCGAGAAATGGAGAAACCTTGCAACACATTCGAATCCAAGGTTTGTATCCCTGCGGAGAAGGCGCGGGTTACGCGGGAGGAATCGTTTCCGCGGCGATGGACGGAATCCGATCGGCCACCGCTTGTGCTTCCACGAAGGCGAGTTGA
- a CDS encoding MFS transporter, whose product MNAVKNENAFLICMLLGLGSVLGLSGIDLVLPSIPSLPEILGGDQTASQFVIASFVAGTAFGMLLFGNLASRIGTSSLLFSSLTLYAIASFVCSFAENLDVLILCRFFQGLFSSAPAVLAPGIAKNLFDEKGATKALGMLGSVESLVPALAPIVGVWLLTFGTWKYSFFLTAFLSILLALVFLFVRIDNVGVPSNGKQGSYLSLLKSPVFQRYSLSQALNLGGLLVFVFGAPVVIVKTMNSDISKFAQMQTIGVAFFIAGAVLSPSVLSRKLKPERLITIGTLCSLISSILLVVYSIFGNNNPNVVLMIFPLMNVGLGLRGPTGFLRGIISANGDDNRASSLILLSIITVTSGGTALIAPFLNYGLFALSLFAGVLHLAACLVLLFLPKLPES is encoded by the coding sequence ATGAACGCCGTAAAAAATGAAAACGCATTTTTGATTTGTATGCTCCTGGGACTTGGTTCCGTTTTGGGACTTTCCGGGATCGATTTGGTTCTTCCGAGCATTCCTTCCTTACCCGAAATTTTGGGAGGAGATCAGACCGCTTCCCAATTTGTGATCGCGTCCTTTGTCGCCGGGACGGCGTTCGGAATGCTTTTGTTCGGGAATCTTGCTTCTCGGATCGGAACTTCTTCACTTTTATTTTCCTCTCTCACGTTATACGCCATTGCATCCTTTGTTTGTTCTTTTGCGGAGAATCTGGACGTTCTGATTCTTTGCAGATTCTTTCAAGGGCTTTTCTCTTCCGCGCCCGCCGTTCTGGCTCCTGGGATCGCGAAAAATCTTTTCGATGAAAAGGGAGCGACCAAGGCTCTCGGAATGTTGGGAAGTGTAGAATCCTTAGTTCCCGCGTTGGCTCCGATCGTGGGAGTTTGGCTTTTGACTTTCGGAACTTGGAAGTATTCTTTTTTTCTCACGGCCTTTCTTTCCATTCTTCTTGCGCTTGTTTTCTTGTTCGTTCGCATCGACAACGTCGGCGTTCCATCGAACGGAAAACAAGGCTCTTATCTTTCCTTACTGAAATCCCCCGTCTTTCAAAGATATTCCCTCAGCCAAGCATTGAACTTAGGCGGTTTGTTGGTTTTTGTTTTCGGCGCTCCGGTAGTGATCGTAAAAACGATGAACTCGGATATCTCCAAGTTCGCGCAGATGCAAACAATCGGAGTCGCGTTTTTTATCGCTGGCGCGGTTTTGTCTCCTTCCGTTCTCAGTCGAAAACTCAAACCGGAACGTCTGATCACGATCGGAACCCTTTGTTCTTTGATCTCTTCGATTCTTCTGGTAGTATATTCAATTTTTGGAAACAACAATCCGAATGTGGTTCTTATGATCTTTCCTTTGATGAACGTCGGCTTGGGACTTCGCGGACCGACCGGATTCTTAAGAGGAATCATCTCCGCAAACGGAGACGACAACCGAGCTTCTTCTTTGATTCTTCTTTCGATCATCACGGTCACTTCGGGCGGAACCGCGCTGATCGCTCCGTTTTTGAACTACGGTCTTTTTGCTTTGAGTTTATTCGCGGGAGTTTTGCATCTGGCGGCCTGTTTGGTTTTACTTTTCCTACCTAAGTTGCCCGAGTCCTAA
- a CDS encoding RNA polymerase sigma factor yields the protein MENGELIPHLFRTEYGKIVSVLSKRFGLDRMDIAEDIASETFLTASQVWGIKGVPQNPSAWLYNVAKNKAKNHLQRDFVFSDKIVPELKRAHSEFLENFWEKEIDLTSHNIIDSQLRMMFTICHPSIPEEAQIGLALRILCGFGIEEIADAFLTNKETINKRLFRAKEKLKRERIRIELPSSAEIEDRLNVVLRTIYLLFNEGYYSTSQNEILRKDLCFEAFRLCRLLAENEITNLPQVNALLSLICFHSSRFSARQNEKGESILYQDQDPNLWDRNLIVQGGYFLSLSAKGNRISKYHLEAEIAYWHTQKEDSPSKWENILQAYDRLLKIEYSSFAALNRIYALSKVKGKEKAILEAEKLTLNENRFYHALLGELYSNFDDLKAKASFKKALSLAKTESDRTALQKRIDRF from the coding sequence ATGGAGAATGGAGAATTAATACCTCATCTTTTTCGAACGGAATACGGAAAGATCGTTTCCGTTCTTTCCAAACGTTTCGGTTTGGATCGTATGGATATTGCGGAAGATATAGCGAGTGAAACTTTTTTAACCGCATCTCAGGTTTGGGGAATCAAAGGTGTTCCTCAAAACCCGAGCGCATGGCTTTATAACGTCGCAAAGAATAAGGCGAAAAATCATCTGCAACGAGATTTTGTATTCTCCGATAAGATAGTTCCCGAACTCAAAAGAGCGCATTCGGAGTTTTTGGAAAATTTTTGGGAGAAGGAGATCGATCTTACCTCGCACAATATCATCGACAGTCAACTTCGGATGATGTTTACGATCTGTCATCCTTCGATTCCGGAAGAAGCTCAGATCGGTTTGGCGCTTCGTATTCTCTGCGGTTTCGGGATCGAAGAAATCGCGGACGCATTTTTGACGAACAAGGAAACGATCAATAAACGTTTGTTTCGCGCCAAAGAAAAATTAAAACGGGAAAGAATTAGAATCGAACTTCCGAGTTCCGCCGAGATCGAAGATCGTCTAAACGTTGTTTTGCGAACGATCTATCTTTTGTTCAACGAGGGTTACTATTCCACAAGTCAAAACGAGATTCTTAGGAAGGATCTTTGTTTCGAAGCGTTTCGTTTGTGTCGTCTTCTTGCCGAGAACGAAATTACGAATCTTCCGCAAGTGAACGCGCTTTTGTCTTTGATTTGTTTTCATTCTTCCCGATTTTCCGCGAGACAAAATGAAAAGGGCGAATCGATTCTTTACCAAGATCAGGACCCGAACCTTTGGGATCGGAATCTCATCGTTCAAGGCGGTTATTTTTTAAGTCTTTCCGCAAAAGGAAATCGGATTTCCAAATATCATTTAGAAGCCGAAATCGCTTATTGGCATACTCAAAAAGAGGATTCTCCGAGTAAATGGGAGAATATACTGCAAGCCTACGATCGCTTGCTGAAAATTGAATATTCTTCCTTTGCGGCTTTGAATCGAATTTACGCGTTGTCCAAAGTGAAAGGCAAAGAAAAAGCGATTCTCGAAGCGGAGAAACTCACTCTCAATGAGAATCGTTTTTATCACGCGCTTTTAGGCGAACTCTACTCGAATTTTGACGATCTAAAAGCGAAAGCGAGTTTTAAAAAAGCTCTTTCTCTTGCGAAGACTGAATCCGACCGGACTGCTCTTCAAAAAAGAATCGATCGCTTCTGA
- a CDS encoding potassium channel family protein — protein MENEESQRQFPFAIIDLATVVLSVYVLATLLLSSFIKLDSELEKLLNFIDNLICVFFIFDFTYKLFTAENKLSYLKWGWIDLLSSIPTLDYFRAGRLFRLIRLLRILRALRSTKNLIHFIFRNKAQGAFSSVALVAFIIIIFSSIAILQVEDTPNSNIKTAEDALWWSYTTITTVGYGDKFPVTTEGRIIAAILMTTGVGLFGTFTGFVASWFVSSKSNI, from the coding sequence ATGGAAAATGAAGAAAGCCAAAGACAATTTCCTTTTGCGATTATCGATCTTGCGACAGTTGTCTTATCAGTTTACGTTTTAGCAACATTATTACTAAGTTCTTTCATTAAGCTGGATTCAGAATTAGAAAAATTATTAAACTTTATCGATAATCTAATTTGTGTCTTTTTCATCTTTGATTTTACATACAAGCTATTCACTGCTGAAAATAAGCTTTCTTACTTAAAATGGGGATGGATAGATTTACTTTCGAGTATTCCAACTTTAGATTATTTTAGAGCAGGAAGGTTATTCCGATTAATTCGACTTTTACGAATTCTCAGAGCTTTACGATCTACGAAAAACTTAATTCACTTCATTTTTAGAAATAAGGCTCAAGGCGCATTTTCATCAGTTGCTTTAGTGGCGTTCATAATAATTATCTTTTCATCGATCGCGATTCTTCAGGTAGAAGATACTCCGAATAGTAATATTAAAACCGCAGAAGATGCTCTTTGGTGGTCTTATACGACAATCACGACTGTGGGTTATGGAGATAAATTCCCAGTAACGACTGAGGGACGGATAATAGCGGCGATCTTAATGACGACAGGGGTAGGTCTGTTTGGAACTTTTACTGGATTCGTCGCTTCTTGGTTTGTCTCATCGAAATCAAATATCTGA